The following are from one region of the Tachysurus fulvidraco isolate hzauxx_2018 chromosome 24, HZAU_PFXX_2.0, whole genome shotgun sequence genome:
- the azin1b gene encoding antizyme inhibitor 1b isoform X2, producing the protein MKGFTDELNYIVELLEGATTLEDVIDNHIFEQALAEKNAFVVADLGALLQQHVLWQSTLPLVRPFYPVKCNSSPAVIEILAALGVGFVCANKAEVSMVLNHDVSPENIILSGVCKQQSHIKHAAKNGVNYLVCDNEAELGKISRAHPNAKLLLQLCTEAQTEEASMVFGCSLKSCRHLLEAAKELSVDVVGVVFQVPASCKDPQVYAHALSDARCVFDMGEELGFNMEILDIGSGFSGSEYQLKQTHAAIRPLLEAYFPVMSGVRVVAEPGIFYVSSSFTLVVNVLGKKLVAKDLHELTPSAEPEFLYYLSDGVFGSFVGKLLGNIIPSPIVHKMSLLADEPVFSSSLWGPSCDALDQVVEHCFLPELSVGDWLIFKNMGASGHEETAVISDSEKPPMYYTISESSCFEIQEAGISLDNTMKNFSLVPYGL; encoded by the exons ATGAAAGGATTTACTGATGAACTGAACTACATTGTTGAACTGCTTGAGGGAGCAACAACCCTCGAAGATGTCATTGACAACCACATTTTTGAACAAGCTTTG gctgaaaaaaatgcatttgttgTGGCTGACCTTGGCGCATTACTGCAGCAGCATGTTCTCTGGCAGAGCACCCTACCCCTAGTTCGACCATTCTACCCTGTCAAATGTAACAGCAGCCCTGCAGTCATCGAGATTCTGGCTGCACTTGGAgttggttttgtgtgtgcaaATAAG GCTGAAGTCTCAATGGTACTCAACCATGATGTCTCCCCCGAGAACATAATCCTGTCTGGTGTTTGCAAACAACAGTCACACATCAAACATGCTGCCAAAAACGGCGTTAACTACCTGGTGTGCGATAACGAGGCTGAGCTCGGAAAAATCTCCCGTGCTCACCCAAATGCCAA GCTGCTTTTGCAGTTATGCACCGAGGCTCAGACAGAGGAGGCAAGCATGGTGTTTGGATGCTCGCTGAAGAGTTGTAGGCATCTTTTAGAAGCTGCCAAAGAGCTAAGCGTGGATGTGGTTGGAGTCGT GTTCCAGGTACCAGCATCATGCAAAGACCCTCAAGTGTATGCCCATGCTCTGTCTGATGCCCGCTGTGTGTTTGATATGGGG GAGGAGCTTGGGTTTAATATGGAGATTTTGGATATTGGGAGTGGATTCAGTGGCTCTGAGTATCAGTTGAAACAG ACCCATGCTGCTATTAGACCTTTGCTAGAGGCCTATTTTCCTGTTATGTCTGGAGTGCGAGTGGTTGCTGAGCCAGGAATCTTTTACGTGTCTTCCTCTTTCACCCTGGTTGTAAATGTCCTTGGCAAGAAACTGGTAGCAAAAGATCTCCATG AGCTGACTCCAAGCGCCGAACCGGaatttttgtactatttgagCGATGGTGTGTTCGGATCTTTCGTTGGCAAACTGTTGGGAAACATCATTCCATCCCCCATAGTTCACAAG ATGTCCCTCTTGGCAGACGAGCCGGTGTTCTCCAGTAGTCTGTGGGGGCCGTCATGTGACGCTTTGGACCAGGTGGTAGAGCACTGCTTTCTTCCTGAGCTCTCAGTGGGAGACTGGCTTATCTTTAAAAACATGGGGGCCAGTGGTCATGAGGAGACGGCGGTCATCAGTGACTCAGAAAAACCACCTATGTATTATACCATTTCTGAAAGCTCCtg TTTTGAGATTCAGGAGGCTGGAATCTCACTAGACAACACCATGAAGAACTTTTCATTGGTCCCGTATGGCTTGTAG
- the azin1b gene encoding antizyme inhibitor 1b isoform X1: protein MKGFTDELNYIVELLEGATTLEDVIDNHIFEQALAEKNAFVVADLGALLQQHVLWQSTLPLVRPFYPVKCNSSPAVIEILAALGVGFVCANKAEVSMVLNHDVSPENIILSGVCKQQSHIKHAAKNGVNYLVCDNEAELGKISRAHPNAKLLLQLCTEAQTEEASMVFGCSLKSCRHLLEAAKELSVDVVGVVFQVPASCKDPQVYAHALSDARCVFDMGEELGFNMEILDIGSGFSGSEYQLKQTHAAIRPLLEAYFPVMSGVRVVAEPGIFYVSSSFTLVVNVLGKKLVAKDLHGESKELTPSAEPEFLYYLSDGVFGSFVGKLLGNIIPSPIVHKMSLLADEPVFSSSLWGPSCDALDQVVEHCFLPELSVGDWLIFKNMGASGHEETAVISDSEKPPMYYTISESSCFEIQEAGISLDNTMKNFSLVPYGL from the exons ATGAAAGGATTTACTGATGAACTGAACTACATTGTTGAACTGCTTGAGGGAGCAACAACCCTCGAAGATGTCATTGACAACCACATTTTTGAACAAGCTTTG gctgaaaaaaatgcatttgttgTGGCTGACCTTGGCGCATTACTGCAGCAGCATGTTCTCTGGCAGAGCACCCTACCCCTAGTTCGACCATTCTACCCTGTCAAATGTAACAGCAGCCCTGCAGTCATCGAGATTCTGGCTGCACTTGGAgttggttttgtgtgtgcaaATAAG GCTGAAGTCTCAATGGTACTCAACCATGATGTCTCCCCCGAGAACATAATCCTGTCTGGTGTTTGCAAACAACAGTCACACATCAAACATGCTGCCAAAAACGGCGTTAACTACCTGGTGTGCGATAACGAGGCTGAGCTCGGAAAAATCTCCCGTGCTCACCCAAATGCCAA GCTGCTTTTGCAGTTATGCACCGAGGCTCAGACAGAGGAGGCAAGCATGGTGTTTGGATGCTCGCTGAAGAGTTGTAGGCATCTTTTAGAAGCTGCCAAAGAGCTAAGCGTGGATGTGGTTGGAGTCGT GTTCCAGGTACCAGCATCATGCAAAGACCCTCAAGTGTATGCCCATGCTCTGTCTGATGCCCGCTGTGTGTTTGATATGGGG GAGGAGCTTGGGTTTAATATGGAGATTTTGGATATTGGGAGTGGATTCAGTGGCTCTGAGTATCAGTTGAAACAG ACCCATGCTGCTATTAGACCTTTGCTAGAGGCCTATTTTCCTGTTATGTCTGGAGTGCGAGTGGTTGCTGAGCCAGGAATCTTTTACGTGTCTTCCTCTTTCACCCTGGTTGTAAATGTCCTTGGCAAGAAACTGGTAGCAAAAGATCTCCATGGTGAGTCTAAAG AGCTGACTCCAAGCGCCGAACCGGaatttttgtactatttgagCGATGGTGTGTTCGGATCTTTCGTTGGCAAACTGTTGGGAAACATCATTCCATCCCCCATAGTTCACAAG ATGTCCCTCTTGGCAGACGAGCCGGTGTTCTCCAGTAGTCTGTGGGGGCCGTCATGTGACGCTTTGGACCAGGTGGTAGAGCACTGCTTTCTTCCTGAGCTCTCAGTGGGAGACTGGCTTATCTTTAAAAACATGGGGGCCAGTGGTCATGAGGAGACGGCGGTCATCAGTGACTCAGAAAAACCACCTATGTATTATACCATTTCTGAAAGCTCCtg TTTTGAGATTCAGGAGGCTGGAATCTCACTAGACAACACCATGAAGAACTTTTCATTGGTCCCGTATGGCTTGTAG